A region from the Cydia amplana chromosome 7, ilCydAmpl1.1, whole genome shotgun sequence genome encodes:
- the LOC134649352 gene encoding uncharacterized protein LOC134649352 isoform X2 translates to MKIQLVYLTLWSLSQAAYISRMTANRMRVPTAFRPGVTLHRQWTHPRIVQAASHRTPYVIYRNPPHRPISRRYAMKHYGPNPNNNRNVFINSGPWKTTARLPTITSATPEYEFVKAASAPTALRVNGAIHTIPAPNLSLSEKPIVVIDATEHGVKVTTEAPKPTYEVTEKYIEPSIHVAKIESPIGFSKATSLTGPEIQTLVRNGAALQLTSEYGLPAIAMSHHQAQLMPQQFTIQQGFSAMPTHQDLVQSGAEGIIIPPNALYQPDPGYLQKLQNQLLQRYPAVEFIPYAADIPTEAQIQSQASQIQPQVILLQNEITKQAPAPFVAREQQNDKNVVQRETQEKTVVTLVPQKLIITTQNVTDKPVETTTPYQTTQTPQNITVQVVTESQPSSTVQYIVESTTEEHKTTTPLYYAQVGQSVGSAIASGFFSAINDVRAAAALAQVSETPQESSSTEAENITTTSTSTTTTTTSTTMNPEFQPYFVHKTEDQKNETSGELISVLGIPFAKPEPVKPVPKPDETVKVAYTIYRAGDKDQKVAKDGSVYAGQIVEASISEDQDFNKEKNSILSRRAPVRLIAVPAENPSTTTTSTTTLVPQKVTVVKAKIPPKSKLTFDDKTGEPVLRIYASYVDTPQQREVVVSKLANMKQKDVTRKTDSVDNWKAATIKSVDKTQGPNMNQVTQFGLKLRSRSDDYIPLFDDYED, encoded by the exons ATGAAG ATCCAACTAGTCTACCTCACGCTATGGTCGCTATCTCAGGCCGCCTACATCAGCCGTATGACGGCCAACCGCATGCGGGTGCCGACGGCCTTCCGTCCCGGAGTCACACTTCACCGGCAATGGACCCATCCACGGATAGTCCAGGCCGCGTCGCATAGGACGCCTTATGTTATATACAGGAACCCACCCCACAG GCCAATTTCCCGCAGATACGCCATGAAGCACTACGGGCCGAACCCCAACAACAACCGCAACGTGTTCATCAACAGCGGCCCTTGGAAGACGACGGCGAGACTGCCGACGATCACCAGCGCGACGCCGGAGTACGAGTTCGTGAAGGCTGCGTCCGCGCCGACGGCGTTGAGAGTTAACG GTGCCATCCACACGATCCCAGCGCCCAACCTGAGTCTCTCGGAGAAGCCGATCGTCGTCATCGATGCGACGGAGCATGGAGTGAAGGTGACTACAGAAGCT CCAAAACCAACATACGAAGTAACAGAGAAATACATAGAGCCGTCAATCCACGTAGCTAAGATCGAATCGCCTATAGGATTTTCTAAAGCCACG TCCCTAACGGGCCCTGAAATACAAACCCTGGTCCGAAACGGCGCCGCTCTGCAGCTGACGTCAGAATACGGGCTGCCGGCGATCGCAATGTCTCATCATCAGGCGCAACTTATGCCCCAACAGTTCACTATACAACAG GGTTTCAGTGCCATGCCAACACACCAGGATCTAGTCCAATCCGGCGCTGAAGGCATCATAATACCGCCGAACGCATTATATCAACCTGACCCCGGATATCTGCAAAAACTACAGAACCAGCTGTTGCAGAGGTACCCCGCCGTCGAATTCATACCGTACGCTGCTGACATCCCCACGGAAGCACAGATCCAAAGTCAAGCATCACAAATACAGCCCCAAGTGATTCTACTCCAAAACGAAATTACAAAGCAGGCACCAGCACCATTCGTCGCAAGAGAACAACAAAATGATAAGAACGTCGTACAGAGGGAAACTCAAGAAAAAACCGTAGTAACATTAGTCccacaaaaacttattataaccACTCAAAATGTAACTGATAAACCAGTTGAAACGACCACCCCATACCAAACTACACAAACTCCGCAAAATATAACCGTTCAAGTGGTAACTGAATCCCAACCTTCATCAACGGTTCAATACATAGTAGAAAGTACTACTGAAGAACATAAGACGACTACTCCACTGTATTACGCCCAAGTTGGTCAAAGCGTTGGAAGCGCAATAGCAAGTGGGTTTTTCTCAGCAATCAATGACGTAAGAGCGGCTGCTGCTTTAGCTCAAGTAAGTGAGACACCCCAAGAATCATCCAGCACTGAAGCAGAAAATATAACCACGACATCGACATCAACAACCACAACTACAACAAGCACTACAATGAATCCAGAATTCCAGCCATACTTTGTACACAAGACGGAAGATCAGAAGAACGAAACGAGTGGAGAATTAATATCTGTATTAGGAATTCCTTTTGCGAAGCCAGAGCCAGTCAAACCAGTACCTAAGCCTGATGAAACAGTGAAAGTAGCTTACACTATATACAGAGCTGGTGATAAAGATCAGAAGGTAGCAAAAGACGGAAGCGTATATGCTGGACAGATAGTGGAAGCGAGTATAAGTGAGGACCAAGATTTTAACAAGGAGAAGAATAGTATTTTGTCTAGAAGGGCACCTGTAAGGCTGATAGCTGTTCCAGCTGAGAATCCAAGCACGACCACAACTTCAACGACAACGCTGGTACCGCAGAAAGTAACAGTGGTCAAAGCTAAGATCCCACCAAAAAGCAAGTTGACGTTCGATGACAAAACAGGCGAACCAGTACTGAGAATATATGCCAGTTACGTGGATACTCCTCAGCAG AGAGAAGTGGTGGTATCTAAGCTAGCAAACATGAAACAAAAAGATGTAACTCGAAAGACAGACAGCGTCGACAACTGGAAAGCAGCAACCATAAAATCAGTCGACAAAACACAAGGACCCAATATGAACCAAGTAACTCAGTTTGGACTCAAACTGAGGTCTAGAAGCGACGATTACATACCACTGTTCGATGACTACGAAGATTAG
- the LOC134649352 gene encoding uncharacterized protein LOC134649352 isoform X3 produces the protein MKIQLVYLTLWSLSQAAYISRMTANRMRVPTAFRPGVTLHRQWTHPRIVQAASHRTPYVIYRNPPHRYAMKHYGPNPNNNRNVFINSGPWKTTARLPTITSATPEYEFVKAASAPTALRVNGDKGAIHTIPAPNLSLSEKPIVVIDATEHGVKVTTEAPKPTYEVTEKYIEPSIHVAKIESPIGFSKATSLTGPEIQTLVRNGAALQLTSEYGLPAIAMSHHQAQLMPQQFTIQQGFSAMPTHQDLVQSGAEGIIIPPNALYQPDPGYLQKLQNQLLQRYPAVEFIPYAADIPTEAQIQSQASQIQPQVILLQNEITKQAPAPFVAREQQNDKNVVQRETQEKTVVTLVPQKLIITTQNVTDKPVETTTPYQTTQTPQNITVQVVTESQPSSTVQYIVESTTEEHKTTTPLYYAQVGQSVGSAIASGFFSAINDVRAAAALAQVSETPQESSSTEAENITTTSTSTTTTTTSTTMNPEFQPYFVHKTEDQKNETSGELISVLGIPFAKPEPVKPVPKPDETVKVAYTIYRAGDKDQKVAKDGSVYAGQIVEASISEDQDFNKEKNSILSRRAPVRLIAVPAENPSTTTTSTTTLVPQKVTVVKAKIPPKSKLTFDDKTGEPVLRIYASYVDTPQQREVVVSKLANMKQKDVTRKTDSVDNWKAATIKSVDKTQGPNMNQVTQFGLKLRSRSDDYIPLFDDYED, from the exons ATGAAG ATCCAACTAGTCTACCTCACGCTATGGTCGCTATCTCAGGCCGCCTACATCAGCCGTATGACGGCCAACCGCATGCGGGTGCCGACGGCCTTCCGTCCCGGAGTCACACTTCACCGGCAATGGACCCATCCACGGATAGTCCAGGCCGCGTCGCATAGGACGCCTTATGTTATATACAGGAACCCACCCCACAG ATACGCCATGAAGCACTACGGGCCGAACCCCAACAACAACCGCAACGTGTTCATCAACAGCGGCCCTTGGAAGACGACGGCGAGACTGCCGACGATCACCAGCGCGACGCCGGAGTACGAGTTCGTGAAGGCTGCGTCCGCGCCGACGGCGTTGAGAGTTAACGGTGATAAAG GTGCCATCCACACGATCCCAGCGCCCAACCTGAGTCTCTCGGAGAAGCCGATCGTCGTCATCGATGCGACGGAGCATGGAGTGAAGGTGACTACAGAAGCT CCAAAACCAACATACGAAGTAACAGAGAAATACATAGAGCCGTCAATCCACGTAGCTAAGATCGAATCGCCTATAGGATTTTCTAAAGCCACG TCCCTAACGGGCCCTGAAATACAAACCCTGGTCCGAAACGGCGCCGCTCTGCAGCTGACGTCAGAATACGGGCTGCCGGCGATCGCAATGTCTCATCATCAGGCGCAACTTATGCCCCAACAGTTCACTATACAACAG GGTTTCAGTGCCATGCCAACACACCAGGATCTAGTCCAATCCGGCGCTGAAGGCATCATAATACCGCCGAACGCATTATATCAACCTGACCCCGGATATCTGCAAAAACTACAGAACCAGCTGTTGCAGAGGTACCCCGCCGTCGAATTCATACCGTACGCTGCTGACATCCCCACGGAAGCACAGATCCAAAGTCAAGCATCACAAATACAGCCCCAAGTGATTCTACTCCAAAACGAAATTACAAAGCAGGCACCAGCACCATTCGTCGCAAGAGAACAACAAAATGATAAGAACGTCGTACAGAGGGAAACTCAAGAAAAAACCGTAGTAACATTAGTCccacaaaaacttattataaccACTCAAAATGTAACTGATAAACCAGTTGAAACGACCACCCCATACCAAACTACACAAACTCCGCAAAATATAACCGTTCAAGTGGTAACTGAATCCCAACCTTCATCAACGGTTCAATACATAGTAGAAAGTACTACTGAAGAACATAAGACGACTACTCCACTGTATTACGCCCAAGTTGGTCAAAGCGTTGGAAGCGCAATAGCAAGTGGGTTTTTCTCAGCAATCAATGACGTAAGAGCGGCTGCTGCTTTAGCTCAAGTAAGTGAGACACCCCAAGAATCATCCAGCACTGAAGCAGAAAATATAACCACGACATCGACATCAACAACCACAACTACAACAAGCACTACAATGAATCCAGAATTCCAGCCATACTTTGTACACAAGACGGAAGATCAGAAGAACGAAACGAGTGGAGAATTAATATCTGTATTAGGAATTCCTTTTGCGAAGCCAGAGCCAGTCAAACCAGTACCTAAGCCTGATGAAACAGTGAAAGTAGCTTACACTATATACAGAGCTGGTGATAAAGATCAGAAGGTAGCAAAAGACGGAAGCGTATATGCTGGACAGATAGTGGAAGCGAGTATAAGTGAGGACCAAGATTTTAACAAGGAGAAGAATAGTATTTTGTCTAGAAGGGCACCTGTAAGGCTGATAGCTGTTCCAGCTGAGAATCCAAGCACGACCACAACTTCAACGACAACGCTGGTACCGCAGAAAGTAACAGTGGTCAAAGCTAAGATCCCACCAAAAAGCAAGTTGACGTTCGATGACAAAACAGGCGAACCAGTACTGAGAATATATGCCAGTTACGTGGATACTCCTCAGCAG AGAGAAGTGGTGGTATCTAAGCTAGCAAACATGAAACAAAAAGATGTAACTCGAAAGACAGACAGCGTCGACAACTGGAAAGCAGCAACCATAAAATCAGTCGACAAAACACAAGGACCCAATATGAACCAAGTAACTCAGTTTGGACTCAAACTGAGGTCTAGAAGCGACGATTACATACCACTGTTCGATGACTACGAAGATTAG
- the LOC134649352 gene encoding uncharacterized protein LOC134649352 isoform X1: MKIQLVYLTLWSLSQAAYISRMTANRMRVPTAFRPGVTLHRQWTHPRIVQAASHRTPYVIYRNPPHRPISRRYAMKHYGPNPNNNRNVFINSGPWKTTARLPTITSATPEYEFVKAASAPTALRVNGDKGAIHTIPAPNLSLSEKPIVVIDATEHGVKVTTEAPKPTYEVTEKYIEPSIHVAKIESPIGFSKATSLTGPEIQTLVRNGAALQLTSEYGLPAIAMSHHQAQLMPQQFTIQQGFSAMPTHQDLVQSGAEGIIIPPNALYQPDPGYLQKLQNQLLQRYPAVEFIPYAADIPTEAQIQSQASQIQPQVILLQNEITKQAPAPFVAREQQNDKNVVQRETQEKTVVTLVPQKLIITTQNVTDKPVETTTPYQTTQTPQNITVQVVTESQPSSTVQYIVESTTEEHKTTTPLYYAQVGQSVGSAIASGFFSAINDVRAAAALAQVSETPQESSSTEAENITTTSTSTTTTTTSTTMNPEFQPYFVHKTEDQKNETSGELISVLGIPFAKPEPVKPVPKPDETVKVAYTIYRAGDKDQKVAKDGSVYAGQIVEASISEDQDFNKEKNSILSRRAPVRLIAVPAENPSTTTTSTTTLVPQKVTVVKAKIPPKSKLTFDDKTGEPVLRIYASYVDTPQQREVVVSKLANMKQKDVTRKTDSVDNWKAATIKSVDKTQGPNMNQVTQFGLKLRSRSDDYIPLFDDYED; the protein is encoded by the exons ATGAAG ATCCAACTAGTCTACCTCACGCTATGGTCGCTATCTCAGGCCGCCTACATCAGCCGTATGACGGCCAACCGCATGCGGGTGCCGACGGCCTTCCGTCCCGGAGTCACACTTCACCGGCAATGGACCCATCCACGGATAGTCCAGGCCGCGTCGCATAGGACGCCTTATGTTATATACAGGAACCCACCCCACAG GCCAATTTCCCGCAGATACGCCATGAAGCACTACGGGCCGAACCCCAACAACAACCGCAACGTGTTCATCAACAGCGGCCCTTGGAAGACGACGGCGAGACTGCCGACGATCACCAGCGCGACGCCGGAGTACGAGTTCGTGAAGGCTGCGTCCGCGCCGACGGCGTTGAGAGTTAACGGTGATAAAG GTGCCATCCACACGATCCCAGCGCCCAACCTGAGTCTCTCGGAGAAGCCGATCGTCGTCATCGATGCGACGGAGCATGGAGTGAAGGTGACTACAGAAGCT CCAAAACCAACATACGAAGTAACAGAGAAATACATAGAGCCGTCAATCCACGTAGCTAAGATCGAATCGCCTATAGGATTTTCTAAAGCCACG TCCCTAACGGGCCCTGAAATACAAACCCTGGTCCGAAACGGCGCCGCTCTGCAGCTGACGTCAGAATACGGGCTGCCGGCGATCGCAATGTCTCATCATCAGGCGCAACTTATGCCCCAACAGTTCACTATACAACAG GGTTTCAGTGCCATGCCAACACACCAGGATCTAGTCCAATCCGGCGCTGAAGGCATCATAATACCGCCGAACGCATTATATCAACCTGACCCCGGATATCTGCAAAAACTACAGAACCAGCTGTTGCAGAGGTACCCCGCCGTCGAATTCATACCGTACGCTGCTGACATCCCCACGGAAGCACAGATCCAAAGTCAAGCATCACAAATACAGCCCCAAGTGATTCTACTCCAAAACGAAATTACAAAGCAGGCACCAGCACCATTCGTCGCAAGAGAACAACAAAATGATAAGAACGTCGTACAGAGGGAAACTCAAGAAAAAACCGTAGTAACATTAGTCccacaaaaacttattataaccACTCAAAATGTAACTGATAAACCAGTTGAAACGACCACCCCATACCAAACTACACAAACTCCGCAAAATATAACCGTTCAAGTGGTAACTGAATCCCAACCTTCATCAACGGTTCAATACATAGTAGAAAGTACTACTGAAGAACATAAGACGACTACTCCACTGTATTACGCCCAAGTTGGTCAAAGCGTTGGAAGCGCAATAGCAAGTGGGTTTTTCTCAGCAATCAATGACGTAAGAGCGGCTGCTGCTTTAGCTCAAGTAAGTGAGACACCCCAAGAATCATCCAGCACTGAAGCAGAAAATATAACCACGACATCGACATCAACAACCACAACTACAACAAGCACTACAATGAATCCAGAATTCCAGCCATACTTTGTACACAAGACGGAAGATCAGAAGAACGAAACGAGTGGAGAATTAATATCTGTATTAGGAATTCCTTTTGCGAAGCCAGAGCCAGTCAAACCAGTACCTAAGCCTGATGAAACAGTGAAAGTAGCTTACACTATATACAGAGCTGGTGATAAAGATCAGAAGGTAGCAAAAGACGGAAGCGTATATGCTGGACAGATAGTGGAAGCGAGTATAAGTGAGGACCAAGATTTTAACAAGGAGAAGAATAGTATTTTGTCTAGAAGGGCACCTGTAAGGCTGATAGCTGTTCCAGCTGAGAATCCAAGCACGACCACAACTTCAACGACAACGCTGGTACCGCAGAAAGTAACAGTGGTCAAAGCTAAGATCCCACCAAAAAGCAAGTTGACGTTCGATGACAAAACAGGCGAACCAGTACTGAGAATATATGCCAGTTACGTGGATACTCCTCAGCAG AGAGAAGTGGTGGTATCTAAGCTAGCAAACATGAAACAAAAAGATGTAACTCGAAAGACAGACAGCGTCGACAACTGGAAAGCAGCAACCATAAAATCAGTCGACAAAACACAAGGACCCAATATGAACCAAGTAACTCAGTTTGGACTCAAACTGAGGTCTAGAAGCGACGATTACATACCACTGTTCGATGACTACGAAGATTAG